In Streptomyces sp. DG2A-72, one genomic interval encodes:
- a CDS encoding tyrosine-type recombinase/integrase: protein MVIYLDIASLLDSWLLHLAAERKSAQTLKTYGDGVRAFLRWCEGAGRAPVLDRPTVNAFVSAVLDGGAEASTARSRQLAVRRFSAWLADEGEIDTDQLLNLKPPKLDHKVVPELDDDQLRALIKACKGNDLRDRRDEAIVRFMAETGARAGEIVGMSVADIDLKRGAAVVRRGKGGKGRTVPVGPQAARALDRYLRARRTHRLAQTPALWLGDRGKGFTYDGLYVALRHRAELAGIPDFHPHVLRHTAAGRWLAAGGSEGGLMAVAGWSRRDMIDRYTRATSERRAAEEARRLNLGEL from the coding sequence ATGGTCATATATCTGGACATAGCATCACTCCTCGACTCCTGGCTCCTCCACCTCGCCGCTGAGCGGAAAAGCGCGCAGACCCTGAAGACCTACGGCGACGGGGTGCGCGCCTTCCTGCGGTGGTGTGAGGGGGCAGGCCGTGCCCCGGTTCTCGACCGGCCAACGGTCAACGCCTTCGTCTCCGCCGTGCTGGATGGGGGTGCGGAGGCGTCCACCGCGCGGTCCCGGCAGCTGGCCGTGCGTCGTTTCAGTGCGTGGTTGGCCGACGAGGGTGAGATCGATACCGACCAGCTCCTGAACCTGAAGCCGCCGAAGCTCGATCACAAGGTGGTCCCGGAGCTGGATGACGACCAGCTCCGAGCGCTGATCAAGGCCTGCAAGGGCAATGATCTTCGCGATCGGCGCGACGAGGCGATCGTCCGATTTATGGCTGAGACCGGGGCGCGAGCCGGGGAGATCGTCGGCATGAGCGTCGCTGACATCGACCTAAAGCGGGGAGCGGCAGTCGTGCGGCGGGGCAAGGGAGGAAAGGGCCGTACAGTGCCTGTCGGCCCGCAGGCCGCCCGAGCTCTCGACCGGTACCTTCGGGCCCGCAGGACGCATCGGCTCGCCCAGACGCCAGCCCTGTGGCTCGGCGACCGGGGCAAGGGCTTCACCTATGATGGCCTGTACGTTGCGCTGCGACATCGCGCGGAGCTGGCCGGCATCCCGGACTTCCACCCGCACGTGCTTCGGCACACCGCTGCCGGGCGTTGGCTTGCGGCTGGGGGGTCCGAGGGCGGGCTGATGGCTGTGGCCGGATGGTCGCGCCGCGACATGATCGACAGGTATACCCGCGCTACGTCCGAACGCCGTGCGGCGGAAGAGGCGCGGCGCCTCAACCTGGGGGAGCTGTGA
- a CDS encoding bifunctional DNA primase/polymerase, which yields MSALTAALTYTARGWRVIWAPPGSKHPTMKGWPDLATTDTDTSVQWWAANPAANVCIATGRASNLWVLDIDDKDDAKGSATLAALEREYSELPLTYTIGTGSGGVHHYFTYDGIDFHLGNSAKKLGPGLDTRGEGGQVVAPPSRVDEPAHTMSYVVLVDVAPVVASAWLVGLLRPPAAPRPMTPSTPFTGPRRGDVGGILGWLAGVQPGNQDQALAWVVRAMRDGGLSPQKVGDLIWPVMSSWPCSRGPWTEADIERHLRSAYRGVAA from the coding sequence TTGAGTGCCCTCACAGCTGCCCTGACTTACACCGCTCGCGGCTGGCGCGTCATCTGGGCGCCGCCCGGCAGCAAGCACCCGACCATGAAGGGCTGGCCGGACCTAGCCACCACCGACACCGACACCAGCGTCCAGTGGTGGGCGGCGAACCCTGCGGCCAACGTGTGCATCGCGACCGGCCGTGCATCAAACCTGTGGGTCCTCGACATCGATGACAAGGACGACGCCAAAGGGTCGGCGACACTGGCCGCCCTGGAGCGCGAATACAGCGAACTGCCGCTGACCTACACCATTGGTACCGGCTCTGGAGGTGTCCACCACTACTTCACGTACGACGGCATCGACTTCCACCTCGGCAACTCGGCCAAGAAGCTCGGTCCCGGCCTCGACACACGGGGCGAGGGTGGGCAAGTGGTCGCGCCGCCGTCGCGGGTGGACGAGCCGGCGCACACCATGTCCTACGTCGTTCTCGTGGACGTGGCGCCGGTCGTCGCATCGGCATGGCTCGTGGGTCTGCTGAGGCCGCCGGCAGCACCGAGGCCGATGACCCCGTCGACTCCATTCACTGGCCCCCGACGGGGCGACGTGGGCGGCATCCTCGGGTGGCTCGCCGGGGTACAGCCGGGTAACCAAGATCAGGCGCTTGCGTGGGTCGTCCGGGCCATGAGGGACGGGGGGCTGAGCCCGCAGAAAGTCGGTGACCTGATCTGGCCGGTGATGTCGTCGTGGCCGTGCTCGCGAGGGCCGTGGACGGAGGCTGACATCGAACGGCACCTCCGCTCGGCGTACCGAGGGGTGGCGGCATGA
- a CDS encoding AAA family ATPase has protein sequence MNERLWDPTGGSEVGHVGAPPPSENPTQARLADLRGQLLGSAELDQRPDPVPLISGVLYQDSIAWMYGKPGSGKSFAALDMACCVAAGGMAWQGHPTETGPVVFLVAEGISGTGKRKRAWEEEHGITTGVLFLPVPVQLLNGIDLGALLLLLTEIQPVLVVIDTQARCTIGVNENDNGAMSNVVAAVDQIRTATGACVLLVHHSGRSGENLRGASALDGAATTVIKVSKDSMYIELVSEKQKDVPDFEPVLLRTKPVGESLVLESRGGGTNTESEETVLHTLRDCFGTTSATGTKLLEESGLKKSTFYRALNALLRKGLVQNIGTQKRPVYALPKGQEMLPSPSSPT, from the coding sequence ATGAACGAGAGGCTGTGGGACCCGACCGGCGGATCCGAGGTCGGGCATGTGGGGGCGCCACCACCGTCGGAAAACCCCACGCAGGCCCGCCTCGCTGACCTGCGCGGGCAACTGCTGGGCAGCGCCGAGCTGGACCAGAGGCCCGACCCCGTGCCGCTGATCTCTGGGGTGCTGTACCAGGACTCGATCGCCTGGATGTACGGCAAGCCGGGGTCGGGCAAGTCGTTCGCGGCCCTCGACATGGCGTGCTGCGTCGCTGCCGGCGGCATGGCGTGGCAGGGGCACCCGACGGAGACCGGGCCCGTCGTCTTCCTGGTCGCTGAGGGAATCTCCGGGACGGGGAAGCGGAAGCGCGCGTGGGAGGAGGAGCACGGCATTACAACCGGCGTACTCTTCCTGCCGGTGCCTGTGCAACTCCTCAACGGGATCGACCTGGGCGCGCTACTGCTCCTGCTGACGGAGATCCAGCCAGTTCTCGTTGTCATCGACACACAGGCTCGCTGCACGATCGGCGTGAACGAGAACGACAACGGCGCGATGAGCAATGTCGTGGCAGCGGTTGACCAGATCCGGACGGCCACTGGTGCTTGCGTGTTGCTCGTCCACCACTCGGGACGGTCCGGCGAAAACCTGCGGGGAGCGTCCGCTCTCGACGGCGCGGCCACCACTGTGATCAAGGTGTCGAAGGACAGCATGTACATCGAGCTGGTGTCGGAGAAGCAGAAGGACGTGCCCGACTTCGAGCCCGTTCTGCTGCGGACCAAGCCGGTCGGTGAGTCGCTCGTCCTGGAGTCTCGAGGCGGGGGAACTAACACAGAGTCAGAAGAGACGGTTCTGCACACTCTGCGGGACTGCTTTGGGACTACCAGTGCGACGGGCACGAAGCTGCTGGAGGAGAGCGGGCTGAAGAAATCGACCTTCTACCGGGCACTGAATGCACTGCTCAGGAAGGGTCTCGTCCAGAACATCGGCACCCAGAAGCGGCCCGTCTACGCCCTGCCAAAAGGGCAGGAGATGCTACCGAGTCCCAGTAGTCCTACCTAG
- a CDS encoding DUF6879 family protein: protein MTNPVLEGLAKARHSAVHLELRDAYQPSDPEFIAWQNGKRLDPAADRSTWWRPFLDVVAETTARGVVMRRARIVSEPVTPYIKYEFDVTFPNVTAGELVRWLPRRKAADIPLPGTDLWAFDNSSVLFTYFSGIGEVVDREWCTEPAVVDMVRTAFETVWERATPHEEYKPV, encoded by the coding sequence GTGACAAACCCCGTGCTTGAGGGGCTGGCCAAGGCCAGGCACTCGGCCGTGCACCTCGAACTCCGGGACGCCTACCAGCCCAGCGACCCTGAGTTCATCGCGTGGCAGAACGGCAAACGCCTGGACCCCGCTGCCGACCGGTCGACGTGGTGGCGTCCGTTCCTGGACGTGGTGGCCGAGACGACGGCACGCGGCGTCGTGATGAGGCGTGCCCGGATCGTCAGTGAACCGGTGACGCCCTATATCAAGTACGAGTTCGACGTGACGTTCCCGAACGTCACGGCGGGCGAGTTGGTCCGCTGGCTGCCCCGGCGCAAGGCGGCGGACATCCCGCTCCCCGGAACCGACCTGTGGGCCTTCGACAACTCCTCGGTGCTGTTCACCTACTTCTCCGGAATCGGGGAGGTGGTCGACCGCGAATGGTGCACCGAGCCGGCCGTCGTGGACATGGTCAGGACCGCGTTCGAGACGGTCTGGGAACGGGCCACGCCTCACGAGGAGTACAAGCCGGTCTGA
- a CDS encoding helix-turn-helix transcriptional regulator: MPVSGSSSVQAARQVLADRLREICKDAGLDGKRLAEVCGWHPSKVSRISTAKTSPTADDIRAWCRACDADDQTEDLIASLRAVEGMWVEWRRMERAGLRRAQEARLPLYERTRWFRAYSPGLVPGLIQTYGYTEDVLRAVQRRRVEIDDVADAVAARMERQRVLYEGYRRFAFLIEEAVLGNAPGDVDTQREQLEHLLTVAALPNVSLGVVRTRLGRSRMPVEGFWIYDTAQVNVELASGYLTITQPREVAVYADTFTELADNAVDGAKAHALIRAAMDSVR, translated from the coding sequence ATGCCCGTATCAGGATCATCAAGCGTTCAGGCCGCCCGGCAAGTCCTTGCCGATCGCCTCCGGGAGATCTGCAAGGACGCCGGGCTGGACGGCAAGCGGCTCGCCGAGGTGTGCGGGTGGCATCCGTCCAAGGTGTCGCGGATCTCCACCGCGAAGACCTCACCGACCGCCGACGACATCCGGGCGTGGTGCCGTGCGTGTGACGCGGACGACCAGACAGAGGATCTGATCGCGTCTCTGCGGGCCGTAGAGGGCATGTGGGTGGAGTGGCGCCGGATGGAGCGTGCCGGGCTCCGAAGGGCGCAGGAAGCCCGTCTGCCGCTGTACGAGCGGACACGTTGGTTCCGGGCATACTCGCCGGGCCTCGTTCCCGGACTGATCCAGACGTACGGCTACACGGAGGACGTACTGCGGGCCGTCCAGCGGCGGCGTGTCGAGATCGACGATGTGGCCGACGCCGTGGCCGCGCGCATGGAGCGTCAGCGCGTGCTGTACGAGGGGTACCGCCGTTTCGCGTTCCTGATCGAGGAGGCCGTGCTGGGCAACGCGCCGGGCGATGTGGACACTCAGCGCGAGCAGCTTGAGCATCTGCTGACGGTCGCCGCCCTGCCCAACGTCAGTCTGGGCGTGGTACGCACGCGACTTGGCCGCTCACGGATGCCGGTGGAAGGGTTCTGGATCTACGACACGGCTCAGGTCAACGTCGAACTGGCCTCCGGTTACCTGACTATCACGCAGCCCCGCGAAGTCGCCGTGTACGCCGACACGTTCACCGAACTGGCCGACAACGCGGTGGACGGCGCGAAGGCTCACGCCCTGATCAGGGCCGCTATGGACTCGGTGAGGTAA
- a CDS encoding DUF6177 family protein: MTKDVIALTPKMPDLRTLLAGLYAGGPDLGVNTLADGAVIQLCAPDGRPLVSVEAPILVQVPGETARLLDHPVDGPVWWTEARASTAVAEAGRLAGSFAGRLATVLGGTVWPPEAATTDVVPLTTDVSALPVPATDAPAVDVLTATTAVVIQDRPLVAMASWLADALRTATTADRALQIVTPPTTRLTLPTRTALQGLPNRWVVQDPEHGYYDGLSGAVLHWKNGSFTPVHDEQGTPRVAAAFTPTPDTGDRQLLLTLRTRHLADKDLVLGRALETAFQHLTGAPPAGWSTAEPVNLPWSNRELTDLARSRAPHPTWFIAVGSPNRPALATARVLRTPAGVEENVTLALGYAKGEAPPLAAIEELAAELDAQHGLVTLLTALRTARRDLTVPPRLEHPPIPVAFTLGHDEAERIGPARAEHPPQGTPVQLGLTAQTALHYPLGDGTDPQAWTTFQHLTRHLNQA, encoded by the coding sequence GTGACCAAGGACGTCATCGCCCTCACCCCCAAGATGCCGGACCTGCGCACCCTGCTCGCGGGCCTCTACGCCGGCGGCCCCGACCTCGGCGTGAACACCCTGGCCGACGGCGCCGTCATCCAGCTCTGCGCCCCCGACGGCCGCCCCCTCGTCTCTGTGGAGGCGCCGATCCTGGTCCAGGTCCCCGGCGAGACCGCCCGCCTGCTGGACCACCCGGTCGACGGGCCGGTGTGGTGGACCGAGGCCCGCGCCTCCACCGCCGTCGCCGAGGCCGGTCGGCTCGCCGGCTCCTTCGCCGGACGACTGGCCACCGTGCTCGGCGGAACGGTCTGGCCGCCCGAGGCCGCCACCACCGACGTCGTCCCCCTCACTACCGACGTCTCGGCGCTCCCGGTTCCCGCCACCGACGCCCCCGCCGTAGACGTCCTCACCGCCACGACGGCCGTAGTGATCCAGGACCGCCCCCTGGTCGCCATGGCCAGCTGGCTGGCCGATGCCCTGCGCACCGCGACCACCGCCGACCGCGCCCTGCAGATCGTCACCCCGCCCACCACGCGCCTCACCCTGCCCACCCGCACAGCCCTGCAGGGCCTGCCCAACCGCTGGGTCGTCCAGGACCCCGAGCACGGCTACTACGACGGCCTGTCCGGGGCCGTACTCCATTGGAAGAACGGCAGCTTCACACCCGTACACGACGAGCAGGGCACCCCCCGGGTCGCCGCGGCCTTCACCCCCACTCCCGACACCGGTGACCGCCAGCTGCTCCTCACCCTGCGCACTCGCCACCTCGCCGACAAGGACCTCGTCCTCGGCCGCGCATTGGAGACCGCCTTCCAGCACCTCACCGGCGCCCCACCCGCGGGATGGAGCACTGCCGAACCGGTCAACCTCCCCTGGTCCAACCGGGAGTTGACCGACTTGGCCCGCTCACGCGCCCCCCACCCCACCTGGTTCATCGCCGTCGGGTCCCCCAACCGACCCGCCCTCGCCACCGCGCGCGTGCTCCGCACACCGGCGGGCGTCGAGGAGAACGTCACCCTTGCGCTCGGCTACGCCAAGGGCGAGGCACCGCCCCTGGCCGCGATCGAAGAACTCGCTGCCGAACTCGACGCCCAGCACGGCCTCGTCACCCTGCTCACCGCTCTCCGCACGGCCCGCCGCGATTTGACCGTCCCCCCGCGCCTCGAACACCCGCCGATCCCCGTAGCGTTCACGCTCGGACACGACGAGGCCGAGCGCATCGGCCCGGCCCGCGCCGAGCACCCGCCCCAGGGCACGCCCGTGCAGCTCGGCCTCACGGCTCAAACTGCTCTCCACTACCCCCTGGGTGACGGAACCGACCCTCAGGCCTGGACCACGTTCCAGCACCTCACCCGCCACCTGAATCAGGCGTGA
- the eccCa gene encoding type VII secretion protein EccCa: MTQQVVHRPARSTRPLAPASPRTIEAPPNLPEGKLGGAATALLPMAGVVSSVVLMTVIRNSQFAAIGAIVLLVALLGAVALFLSQRGKAQRTRRVQRERYLEYLEELREELGAGERGRRRAARELNPPPEALYDLVRDPARLWERRRPDADFLSVRAGTGDVPAQELDIAQNSTGGVLTPPDPFMLNEARALQSRFGTATDFPLTVPLDRAGNVSIVGDREGVLRVARALLLQTAVTHAPDDVAVALGTTDESAWTWAKWLPHALDPQIYDGPVAARRIAPGLAELARLCAGDLRQRAGYAAEVRRGLSGRGKDALRLMSRMLVINDSYGETAAELPRPDSAIGLPEMGVTVLYLLQQQVHEPDQVSVRITVDGDRITVDDLRGNVSQGTVDAVSSPGAEGIARMLAPLRLSAESVAEGTPVSGPVDFPALLGIDDPAHLDLHRLWAPRGERDFLRVPIGLTDRHEPVLLDLKESSQLGMGPHGLCVGATGSGKSELLRTLVLALAAAHSPEDLALVLVDYKGGATFAPFAELPHVAGVITNLENQAGLVERVHTSLAGEVKRRQQVLKDAGNVADIGHYATLRATQRPDLDPLPHLFVVIDEFGELITAKPDFIDLFLSIGRIGRSIGVHLLLSSQRIEGGKLKGLDTYLSYRLGLRTFSADESRTVLDTTDAFHLPPLPGFGFLKVDTSTYERFKAGYVSGAYQGPALRKERDDESLARPYPTFNTSHRQDSEVVEEPVATQRETGPTVLSVMVDQLTTAAPPVRRIWLPPLPDATTLDVAAGPLQADTDGVRLAHAGGPMRAPLGILDDPARQWQQPWLLDLTVSGGHAAIIGGPQSGKTTLLRTLALSLALTHTPYDVAVYGLDLAGGGLSALSGLPHVGGIASRADHQRAARTVAEVCTMLGEREELFRELGIDSVDQLRHLRAQRKLPQLGATDVVLLIDGFGALRDEFADLDDPVADLLKRGGGYGIHVVAGMLRWNDVRIATQSMFGTRIELRLNDPADSSVDRKLSETLTPDVPGRVLTDGKLFAQVALPRIDSRPATGDLGPALERTVRTIRASWHGELAPPVRVLPTRLPVAKLPSPTAEPAKIPLGVDQDTLSPVLLDLFATDQHLLILGDNECGKTNLLKLIASQLVQRHSDKELVFGVFDPRRGLRGVIPEPYRGGYVHNAKLAAALSTGIATELEKRLPETTDPDAPETGEPAFTGPRIVILIDDYDILTTAGQQPLAPFLPYISSAQDIGLHFVLARRTAGSSRALYEPLLTALRETGTTALLMTGDRTEGQLFPGLYASQQPPGRGTLVRRGRPHQLIQTALTSEADESAEEAL, translated from the coding sequence ATGACGCAGCAAGTGGTCCACCGGCCTGCCCGCAGCACCCGCCCCCTCGCCCCCGCCTCGCCCCGGACCATCGAGGCGCCCCCGAACCTCCCGGAGGGCAAGCTCGGAGGCGCGGCCACCGCACTGCTGCCCATGGCCGGGGTCGTCAGCTCCGTCGTGCTGATGACGGTCATCCGCAACAGCCAGTTCGCCGCGATCGGGGCGATCGTGCTGCTCGTCGCCCTGCTCGGGGCGGTGGCGCTGTTCCTGTCCCAGCGCGGCAAGGCCCAGCGCACCCGACGCGTCCAGCGCGAGCGGTATCTGGAGTACCTGGAGGAACTGCGTGAGGAGCTGGGAGCTGGCGAGCGGGGCCGGCGGCGAGCGGCGCGCGAGCTGAACCCGCCGCCCGAGGCCCTCTACGACCTCGTCAGGGATCCGGCACGGCTGTGGGAGCGCCGCCGTCCGGACGCCGACTTCCTCTCGGTGCGGGCGGGCACCGGTGACGTACCGGCGCAGGAGCTAGACATCGCGCAGAACAGCACCGGCGGTGTCCTCACCCCGCCGGACCCGTTCATGCTGAACGAGGCACGCGCCCTGCAGAGCCGTTTCGGCACCGCCACGGACTTCCCGCTCACCGTGCCGCTCGACAGGGCCGGGAATGTCAGCATCGTCGGCGACCGCGAAGGCGTCCTCCGGGTCGCCCGCGCCCTCCTGTTGCAGACCGCCGTGACACACGCTCCCGACGACGTCGCCGTCGCCCTCGGCACCACCGACGAGTCCGCCTGGACGTGGGCCAAGTGGCTGCCGCACGCGCTCGATCCACAGATATACGACGGCCCGGTGGCCGCCCGCAGGATCGCCCCCGGCCTGGCGGAGTTGGCCCGGCTGTGCGCCGGCGACCTGCGGCAGCGCGCCGGGTACGCGGCCGAGGTGCGCCGCGGACTGTCCGGCAGGGGCAAGGACGCTCTACGCCTGATGTCCCGCATGCTCGTGATCAACGACTCATACGGTGAAACCGCGGCCGAACTCCCTCGCCCGGACTCGGCGATCGGCTTGCCGGAGATGGGGGTCACCGTGCTGTACCTGCTTCAGCAGCAGGTACACGAGCCCGACCAGGTGAGCGTGCGCATCACCGTGGACGGCGACCGGATCACCGTGGACGACCTGCGTGGAAACGTCTCCCAGGGCACAGTGGATGCGGTGAGCTCGCCGGGTGCGGAGGGCATCGCCCGCATGCTGGCCCCGCTGCGCCTGTCTGCCGAGTCGGTGGCCGAGGGTACCCCAGTGTCAGGGCCGGTCGACTTCCCGGCCCTGCTGGGCATCGACGACCCGGCCCACCTGGATCTGCACCGTCTGTGGGCACCCCGCGGCGAGCGGGACTTCCTGCGCGTCCCGATCGGCCTGACCGACCGGCACGAGCCGGTGCTGCTGGACCTGAAGGAGTCCTCCCAGCTTGGCATGGGACCTCACGGTCTATGCGTGGGCGCCACGGGCTCGGGCAAGAGCGAACTGCTGCGCACCCTCGTGCTCGCGCTCGCCGCCGCCCACTCCCCGGAAGACCTGGCCCTCGTCCTGGTCGACTACAAGGGCGGCGCCACCTTCGCCCCCTTCGCCGAACTTCCACACGTGGCCGGGGTGATCACCAACCTGGAGAACCAGGCCGGGCTCGTCGAACGCGTCCACACCAGCCTGGCCGGCGAGGTCAAACGTCGCCAGCAGGTACTCAAGGACGCCGGGAACGTCGCCGACATCGGCCACTACGCCACCCTGCGCGCCACGCAGCGCCCCGACTTGGACCCGTTGCCGCATCTGTTCGTCGTCATCGACGAGTTCGGCGAACTGATCACCGCCAAGCCGGACTTCATCGACCTGTTCCTGTCCATCGGGCGCATCGGGCGCTCCATCGGCGTTCATCTGCTGCTGTCCAGTCAGCGCATCGAGGGCGGCAAGCTCAAAGGGCTGGACACCTACCTGTCGTACCGACTTGGCCTGCGCACCTTCTCCGCCGACGAGTCGCGCACGGTCCTCGACACCACCGACGCGTTCCATCTGCCGCCGCTGCCGGGCTTCGGCTTCCTCAAGGTCGACACGTCCACGTACGAGCGCTTCAAGGCTGGTTACGTCTCCGGCGCCTATCAGGGCCCCGCCCTGCGGAAGGAGCGTGACGACGAGTCCCTCGCCCGGCCCTACCCGACGTTCAACACTTCCCATCGGCAAGACAGCGAGGTCGTTGAGGAGCCCGTCGCTACTCAGAGAGAGACCGGGCCGACCGTCCTGTCCGTCATGGTCGACCAACTCACCACGGCTGCACCACCGGTACGACGCATCTGGCTGCCCCCGCTGCCTGACGCCACCACCCTGGACGTGGCCGCCGGCCCTCTCCAGGCCGACACGGACGGTGTACGCCTCGCCCACGCAGGCGGCCCGATGCGCGCCCCGCTCGGGATCCTCGACGACCCGGCCCGGCAGTGGCAGCAGCCGTGGCTCCTGGATCTGACTGTCTCCGGCGGGCACGCGGCCATTATCGGTGGCCCGCAGTCCGGCAAGACCACGCTCCTGCGCACCCTCGCCCTCTCCCTGGCCCTGACCCACACGCCCTACGACGTCGCCGTGTACGGCCTCGACCTGGCCGGCGGCGGCCTGTCCGCTCTCTCCGGGCTCCCGCATGTCGGGGGCATCGCCTCACGCGCCGACCACCAGCGCGCCGCCCGCACGGTCGCCGAGGTGTGCACCATGCTGGGCGAGCGCGAGGAGTTGTTCCGCGAGCTTGGTATCGACTCCGTCGACCAGCTGCGCCACCTCCGCGCACAGCGCAAGCTGCCTCAGCTCGGCGCCACGGATGTGGTGCTCCTCATCGACGGGTTCGGGGCGTTGCGCGACGAGTTCGCCGATCTCGACGACCCGGTGGCCGACCTGCTCAAGCGCGGCGGCGGCTACGGCATCCACGTCGTGGCCGGCATGCTGCGCTGGAATGACGTCCGCATCGCCACCCAGTCGATGTTCGGCACCCGCATCGAGCTGCGCCTGAACGATCCGGCCGACTCCTCCGTCGACCGTAAGCTGTCCGAGACCCTCACCCCGGACGTGCCCGGCCGGGTGCTGACCGACGGCAAACTGTTCGCCCAGGTGGCCCTGCCCCGCATCGACAGCCGCCCGGCGACAGGCGACCTGGGCCCGGCCCTCGAACGCACGGTCCGCACGATCCGCGCCTCCTGGCATGGCGAACTCGCCCCACCTGTACGGGTGCTGCCCACCCGCCTGCCCGTTGCCAAGCTGCCCTCGCCGACTGCCGAACCGGCGAAGATCCCCCTTGGCGTCGACCAGGACACCCTTTCCCCTGTCCTTCTCGACCTGTTCGCCACCGACCAGCACCTGCTGATCCTCGGCGACAACGAGTGCGGCAAGACCAACCTGCTGAAGCTGATCGCGAGCCAGCTCGTACAGCGCCACTCGGACAAGGAACTCGTCTTCGGCGTCTTCGACCCGCGCCGCGGCCTGCGCGGTGTGATCCCGGAGCCCTACCGCGGCGGTTACGTCCACAACGCCAAGCTCGCCGCAGCCTTGTCCACCGGCATCGCCACCGAGCTGGAAAAGCGCCTGCCGGAGACGACGGACCCCGACGCGCCGGAAACCGGCGAGCCCGCCTTCACCGGACCGCGGATCGTCATCCTCATCGACGACTACGACATCCTCACCACCGCCGGCCAGCAGCCCCTGGCGCCCTTCCTGCCGTACATCTCCTCCGCCCAGGACATCGGCCTGCACTTCGTCCTCGCCCGCCGCACCGCAGGCTCCTCCCGCGCACTGTACGAGCCTCTGCTGACCGCTCTACGCGAAACCGGCACCACCGCGCTCCTCATGACCGGCGACCGCACCGAAGGCCAGCTCTTCCCCGGCCTGTACGCCTCCCAGCAGCCGCCCGGCCGGGGCACACTCGTGCGCCGAGGACGCCCCCACCAGCTCATCCAGACAGCCCTCACCAGCGAAGCCGACGAAAGCGCCGAAGAAGCCCTGTGA
- the eccD gene encoding type VII secretion integral membrane protein EccD, protein MALSRVTLVGERRRVDLVLPSREPVGVLLPEVMRLLEDRVGDRPELRHLVTTDGSALAQDSTLEAAGVADGAVLRLVRVEDAPSAPIVHDVTDEVADDLDVRAWRWRSAVRRVVAGCAAVLWALAAGVLARNHFDLSAVGGALLAVALGCAAAGLLCGRARRHALAATLIATAAVLAVLGVWTCADAYGWNSAVRLAGVAGAVALALLLAGSFTPSGRGASIGGGAVAGCLVVWEVAIGLQDGAGTAAQQARVGALLAIVSVVALGVLPRLALMASGLTGLDDRRTGGVSVSRYQVGTALAATHRGLALATVVLAASAGAAGVLVLRTVSVWTVSLGVLVMVVLALRARAFPLTAEVVGLLVAAGLVAVRLAVVWGEHAAVAGPVAALGFLAVVPLLVLAVEPAEHVRVRLRRAGDVLESAAVIALFPLVIGMFGVYGRLLDTFA, encoded by the coding sequence GTGGCGCTCAGCCGGGTCACCCTGGTCGGAGAGCGGCGTCGGGTCGACCTCGTACTGCCGTCGCGGGAGCCCGTCGGAGTTCTGCTGCCGGAGGTCATGCGGCTGCTGGAGGACCGCGTCGGGGACCGACCCGAGCTGCGGCATCTGGTCACCACGGACGGGTCCGCACTCGCGCAGGACAGCACCCTGGAGGCGGCCGGCGTAGCCGACGGGGCGGTGTTGCGGCTCGTGCGGGTCGAGGACGCTCCCTCCGCTCCCATCGTCCATGACGTCACCGACGAAGTTGCCGATGACCTCGACGTACGGGCCTGGCGCTGGCGGTCGGCGGTGCGGCGTGTTGTCGCCGGATGCGCCGCCGTCCTCTGGGCCCTGGCCGCTGGTGTGCTGGCCCGCAACCACTTCGACCTGTCCGCAGTCGGTGGGGCACTTCTCGCCGTGGCGCTGGGCTGTGCCGCTGCCGGTCTCCTCTGCGGGCGGGCACGGCGGCACGCGCTCGCCGCCACCCTGATCGCGACGGCCGCAGTCCTCGCCGTCCTGGGTGTCTGGACGTGCGCTGACGCCTACGGCTGGAACAGCGCAGTGCGGCTGGCGGGTGTTGCGGGGGCGGTAGCGCTCGCGCTGTTGCTGGCCGGGTCGTTCACCCCCTCGGGGCGTGGGGCGTCGATCGGTGGGGGAGCGGTTGCCGGCTGCCTTGTGGTGTGGGAAGTCGCCATTGGGCTGCAGGACGGGGCAGGGACCGCGGCCCAGCAGGCCCGGGTCGGTGCGCTGCTCGCCATCGTCTCCGTCGTCGCCCTCGGAGTGCTGCCGCGGCTCGCCCTGATGGCGTCGGGACTGACCGGGCTGGACGACCGGCGTACGGGCGGGGTGTCGGTGAGCCGGTACCAGGTGGGTACGGCGCTCGCGGCCACCCACCGCGGGCTGGCGCTGGCCACGGTCGTACTCGCCGCCTCAGCGGGCGCGGCCGGAGTACTCGTACTGCGCACGGTGTCGGTGTGGACAGTGTCGCTCGGCGTCCTCGTGATGGTGGTCCTCGCGCTGCGCGCGCGTGCTTTCCCGCTCACCGCCGAGGTCGTGGGGCTGCTCGTCGCCGCGGGGCTCGTCGCGGTGCGGCTCGCCGTGGTGTGGGGCGAGCATGCCGCAGTTGCCGGTCCCGTTGCCGCGCTCGGCTTCCTCGCCGTCGTACCTCTCTTGGTGCTGGCCGTGGAGCCGGCCGAGCATGTGCGGGTGCGACTGCGGCGCGCCGGAGATGTTCTGGAGTCCGCAGCCGTGATCGCCCTGTTCCCTTTGGTGATCGGCATGTTCGGGGTGTACGGGCGACTGCTCGACACCTTCGCGTAG